Proteins encoded together in one Benincasa hispida cultivar B227 chromosome 1, ASM972705v1, whole genome shotgun sequence window:
- the LOC120072832 gene encoding calcineurin B-like protein 4 has translation MGCYHSKKPKSQGYEDPIVLAAETPFTVSEVEALYELFKKLSSSIINDGLIHREEFQLALFRNRNMKNLFADRIFDLFDVKRNGVIEFGEFVRSLGIFHPNASIKDKITFAFRLYDLRQTGFIEQEELKEMVLALLHESELILSDDVIETIVEKTFNEADMNGDGKIDQEEWREFVMKYPSLIKNMTLPYLKDITMAFPSFVASTEVEDSDV, from the exons ATGGGATGCTATCATTCCAAGAAACCGAAATCTCAAGGATATGAGGATCCCATTGTCCTTGCTGCAGAAACACCTT TTACAGTGAGCGAGGTAGAGGCATTATATGAGCTTTTCAAGAAACTGAGCAGTTCAATTATTAATGATGGGCTAATCCATAGG GAAGAATTTCAGCTTGCATTGTTCAGAAatagaaatatgaaaaatcTATTTGCAGATAGA ATTTTCGATTTATTTGATGTGAAGCGCAATGGGGTTATTGAATTTGGGGAGTTCGTCAGATCATTGGGCATCTTTCATCCTAATGCATCTATCAAAGATAAAATTACAT TTGCTTTTAGGCTATATGATTTGAGGCAGACTGGGTTTATAGAGCAAGAAGAG TTGAAGGAAATGGTTTTGGCTCTTCTTCATGAATCAGAGTTGATCCTTTCGGATGACGTCATTGAAACAATTGTGGAAAAG ACATTTAATGAAGCAGACATGAACGGTGATGGAAAGATTGATCAAGAAGAGTGGAGGGAGTTTGTGATGAAGTATCCATCATTGATCAAGAACATGACATTACCATATCTAAA GGATATAACCATGGCATTCCCAAGTTTTGTTGCAAGTACAGAAGTTGAAGATTCAGATGTTTAG